One segment of Pseudomonas pohangensis DNA contains the following:
- the mads1 gene encoding methylation-associated defense system helix-turn-helix domain-containing protein MAD1: MTDRWLSVDEITEHLGVSKDTIYTWIAKRQMPAHKVGRLWKFQKGEVDTWVKAGGASEDSQQVQDDN, translated from the coding sequence ATGACCGATCGCTGGCTCAGTGTTGACGAAATTACCGAACACCTCGGTGTCAGCAAAGACACTATTTATACCTGGATTGCCAAGCGGCAAATGCCTGCTCACAAAGTTGGGCGTTTGTGGAAATTCCAAAAAGGCGAGGTGGATACCTGGGTTAAAGCGGGTGGCGCCAGTGAGGATTCGCAGCAGGTGCAAGATGACAATTAA
- a CDS encoding BREX protein BrxB domain-containing protein, with protein sequence MTSKVTKLVSGYRQHLTVPWQAGLAAIQRVIFAVYDKADELRLRANIEEFALVTQQAGKHWYLIDLTNAFPEWMAAQEYREAYFESPEDLAGYQSGELVEFTAALIERLKQEISTQANDNTVVALLGVGALFGLARVSAVVEGLKDDIPGRLLVFFPGEHHPENHTYRLLDARDGWNYLAVPLLAND encoded by the coding sequence ATGACCTCTAAAGTCACCAAGTTGGTTTCCGGCTACCGGCAGCACCTCACAGTGCCCTGGCAAGCCGGTTTGGCGGCCATCCAGCGCGTGATTTTTGCCGTCTATGACAAGGCCGATGAATTACGCCTGCGAGCCAATATTGAGGAATTTGCCCTGGTTACGCAGCAGGCGGGTAAGCACTGGTATTTGATCGACTTGACCAATGCCTTTCCCGAGTGGATGGCTGCTCAGGAATACCGCGAAGCCTACTTTGAAAGCCCTGAAGACTTGGCCGGTTACCAGTCCGGTGAGCTTGTTGAGTTCACGGCTGCACTCATTGAAAGACTCAAGCAGGAAATTTCAACCCAGGCCAATGACAACACCGTTGTAGCCTTGCTTGGCGTCGGCGCTTTGTTTGGCTTGGCACGGGTTTCCGCCGTGGTTGAAGGTCTCAAGGATGATATTCCCGGTCGCTTGCTGGTGTTCTTTCCCGGTGAGCACCACCCTGAAAATCATACCTACCGCTTATTGGACGCCCGCGACGGCTGGAATTACCTCGCCGTTCCGCTTCTGGCAAATGATTAA
- the brxC gene encoding BREX system P-loop protein BrxC produces the protein MLNREIYNKAPQDNRLANNGVAEVSEDHSEAAQSILRYELESFVCDGQYEKGLETIFDKFLLNLDSKNVQPGVWISGFYGSGKSHLAKMLRTLWTDHTFADGASARSIAKLPTSVVEHLQELSTQGKRHGGLHAAAGKLGAGAGDKVRLALLGIIFKSKDLPEQYNQAQFVLWLKNEGLLPAIETELKTAGRSLAQELPHMYVSSHLAKALLKARPELAHTEQDVRKLLKEQFPQVTDISSEQMEHAIESALSNGGEFPLTLIVLDEVQQYIGSDAEKAFQVQEVTETLSNHFNGKVLFVATGQSALSSMPNLQRLLGRFPVQVMLGDWDVENVTRQIILAKKPSAQPELESIWRDNLGEISRHLRGTKLEHVTDDEAVMTSDYPLLPVRRRFWERVLRTIDTTGTVSQLRSQLRVVHEAVLATANDPVGHVVSGDFLYDQIAASLVSTAQLPKEVFENVQRFAAGDSDAKLKASVLKLIFLINKMPADAALDIGLKATEDALADLLVTDLSAGSSELRKRLPALLDELQSKDRLVMALAGSSGTEYRLQTRESSTWYDEFRAQEAQLKSAPQIVEQKRADLLKSRLAEVMRKVRVVQGKDNVERRLTPCYDDTLPKDHDKNLYLWIQDGWQTEEKSVIAEAKAKSADNPTLFAFLPAQHKSELNNAIVSLEAARTTLQNKGSPSTEEGRDAQRSMESRQRTAEKELVALLDKLIAGVRVFQAGGQEALDGNDLAERINRAAKSSAIRLYSQFDIADHAQWSKVLEEARKGNLEAMKAVGHTQETDKHPVCQKLLTFIGSWKKGSEIRDNFEAPPFGWPRDAIDGALLALLAAGHLKASDAANKPVDVKTLDRAKLTQTQFQRESITITPPQLIKIRQLFTTIGVPCQPKEELLKVPVLVARLREQAAKAGGSAPAPAAPNPEVLNAIEGQSGNGQLLELFNRADELAALSSTWVTTAEAITKRQSAWLKLAALLRHAKNLGPYAGLKAEADSIEAQRSLLAEPDPVRPLLDKVVDLLRTSLNAKVNAYQQTHATQQAQLEADADWKKLSEAQRATLVSAHSLTPQAPVATATLDEIQDALDDCDLDHWVSKAQALPSRFDAARHAAVELLKPNVVRVNIPRRTLNDAAELQAWLTEVEQLLTEKLKQGPVAL, from the coding sequence ATGTTAAATCGTGAAATCTACAACAAGGCGCCCCAGGACAATCGCCTGGCCAACAATGGTGTTGCTGAAGTCTCGGAAGATCACTCCGAAGCGGCACAATCGATTCTGCGCTACGAGCTGGAATCCTTTGTTTGCGATGGCCAGTATGAAAAAGGCCTGGAAACCATTTTCGACAAGTTTCTACTCAACCTGGACTCAAAAAACGTGCAGCCGGGTGTGTGGATATCTGGCTTCTATGGCAGCGGTAAATCCCACCTGGCCAAAATGCTGCGCACCCTCTGGACCGACCACACCTTTGCCGATGGTGCCTCTGCGCGCAGCATTGCCAAGCTGCCTACCAGTGTCGTTGAGCATTTGCAGGAGCTCTCTACCCAAGGCAAGCGCCATGGCGGGTTGCATGCCGCTGCAGGCAAGCTCGGTGCAGGCGCAGGCGACAAAGTGCGGTTGGCGCTATTGGGTATCATCTTCAAGTCCAAGGATCTGCCCGAGCAATATAACCAGGCACAGTTTGTCCTGTGGTTAAAGAACGAAGGGCTGCTACCTGCCATTGAAACCGAGCTAAAAACCGCCGGCCGCAGCTTGGCTCAAGAACTTCCGCATATGTACGTCTCCAGCCATCTGGCCAAAGCGCTCCTTAAGGCGAGGCCCGAACTCGCGCATACCGAGCAAGACGTTCGCAAGCTGCTCAAAGAGCAATTTCCGCAAGTCACGGACATCAGCAGCGAGCAGATGGAACACGCTATTGAGTCAGCCCTGTCTAATGGGGGTGAGTTCCCGCTGACGCTGATCGTGCTCGATGAGGTGCAGCAATATATCGGCTCAGACGCCGAAAAAGCCTTTCAGGTTCAGGAAGTGACGGAGACCTTGTCCAACCACTTCAATGGCAAGGTGTTGTTTGTCGCTACCGGCCAATCAGCGCTCTCCAGCATGCCCAACCTGCAACGGTTGCTGGGCCGTTTTCCGGTGCAAGTAATGCTCGGCGACTGGGATGTAGAAAACGTCACCCGACAGATCATTTTGGCGAAGAAGCCTTCTGCGCAGCCTGAGCTGGAAAGCATCTGGCGCGATAATCTTGGAGAGATCTCCCGGCACCTGCGCGGCACTAAACTCGAACACGTGACCGATGACGAGGCGGTCATGACCTCTGACTACCCATTGCTGCCTGTGCGCCGGCGTTTCTGGGAGCGCGTGCTACGGACCATTGATACCACGGGCACCGTGTCCCAGCTGCGAAGCCAGTTACGCGTAGTGCATGAAGCCGTACTGGCAACCGCTAACGATCCCGTCGGGCATGTGGTTTCAGGCGATTTTCTTTACGACCAGATTGCCGCCAGCCTGGTGTCAACGGCGCAGCTACCCAAAGAGGTTTTTGAAAACGTCCAGCGTTTTGCGGCAGGCGATAGTGACGCCAAACTTAAAGCCAGCGTGCTTAAGCTGATCTTCCTGATCAACAAGATGCCTGCCGATGCTGCGTTGGATATTGGCCTTAAGGCTACCGAAGATGCGCTGGCCGATCTGCTGGTCACCGATCTTTCCGCTGGCTCCAGCGAGTTGCGCAAACGCCTCCCGGCCCTGCTGGATGAATTGCAGAGCAAAGACCGCCTGGTCATGGCACTGGCAGGAAGTAGCGGCACTGAGTACCGCCTGCAAACCCGTGAATCCAGCACCTGGTACGACGAGTTTCGCGCACAGGAAGCCCAGCTTAAATCTGCTCCTCAGATTGTTGAGCAAAAGCGTGCGGATCTGCTGAAAAGCCGTTTGGCCGAAGTGATGAGAAAAGTTCGCGTGGTCCAGGGCAAGGACAACGTTGAGCGCCGGCTCACGCCATGCTACGACGACACCTTGCCAAAGGATCATGACAAGAATCTATATCTATGGATTCAAGATGGTTGGCAAACCGAGGAAAAGTCCGTCATTGCCGAGGCTAAGGCAAAAAGTGCCGATAACCCGACGCTGTTTGCCTTTTTGCCGGCCCAGCATAAAAGCGAACTGAACAATGCCATCGTGTCCCTGGAGGCTGCACGTACCACCTTGCAAAACAAAGGCAGCCCATCCACGGAGGAAGGGCGTGACGCCCAGCGCTCTATGGAAAGCCGGCAACGCACCGCCGAGAAAGAGCTGGTAGCTCTGCTCGATAAACTGATTGCCGGTGTGCGGGTTTTCCAGGCCGGTGGGCAGGAGGCGCTTGATGGCAACGACTTGGCTGAACGGATCAACCGTGCGGCTAAATCTTCGGCGATTCGACTCTACAGCCAGTTCGATATTGCTGACCACGCGCAGTGGAGCAAAGTGCTGGAAGAAGCCCGCAAGGGCAACCTTGAAGCCATGAAGGCCGTTGGTCATACCCAAGAGACAGACAAACACCCCGTTTGCCAAAAATTGCTGACCTTTATCGGCTCCTGGAAGAAAGGTTCGGAAATCCGCGATAACTTCGAGGCACCGCCTTTTGGCTGGCCACGTGATGCCATTGACGGGGCCTTGCTGGCACTGCTGGCAGCGGGCCATCTGAAAGCAAGCGACGCGGCGAACAAACCAGTGGATGTAAAAACTCTGGATCGCGCCAAGCTCACCCAGACCCAGTTCCAGCGCGAATCCATAACCATTACGCCGCCGCAGCTGATCAAGATCCGCCAGCTATTCACCACCATAGGCGTTCCTTGTCAGCCTAAAGAAGAACTCCTGAAAGTGCCTGTGCTGGTTGCCAGGCTCCGCGAGCAGGCTGCAAAAGCTGGCGGCAGTGCCCCGGCACCTGCAGCCCCAAACCCGGAGGTGCTGAATGCCATTGAAGGGCAATCGGGTAATGGGCAATTGCTTGAGTTGTTCAACCGCGCGGATGAGTTGGCCGCGCTATCCAGTACTTGGGTCACAACAGCCGAGGCCATTACCAAACGTCAGTCGGCATGGCTCAAGCTGGCAGCTTTGCTCAGGCATGCTAAAAATCTTGGCCCTTATGCCGGCCTTAAGGCCGAAGCAGATTCCATTGAAGCCCAGCGCAGTCTGCTTGCCGAACCGGATCCGGTTCGACCGCTGCTCGATAAGGTAGTTGATCTGTTACGTACCTCGCTCAATGCCAAGGTCAATGCCTATCAACAAACACACGCTACCCAGCAGGCGCAGCTGGAGGCAGATGCTGACTGGAAAAAACTCAGCGAGGCGCAGCGAGCCACCCTGGTTTCAGCCCATAGCCTGACTCCTCAAGCACCGGTCGCAACGGCAACCCTGGATGAAATCCAGGATGCCCTGGATGATTGCGACCTCGACCATTGGGTTTCCAAAGCCCAGGCGTTGCCAAGCCGCTTTGATGCCGCCAGACATGCGGCGGTAGAACTACTCAAACCCAATGTGGTGCGAGTGAACATCCCACGCCGAACGCTCAATGATGCAGCCGAGCTACAAGCCTGGCTGACTGAAGTCGAGCAGCTCCTGACCGAAAAACTCAAACAAGGTCCGGTGGCGCTATGA